In Paracoccus sp. TOH, a single window of DNA contains:
- a CDS encoding DUF4159 domain-containing protein yields MRLILLILPFWALCWTAALHAQEAPDPRLMRAADEVTLAYVITGDAEVDAASEAGLRGLSQVLTARTTVEPDEPIGIDPDRDDLSLLTFLYWPVTEAQPLPSPQAYVRLNHFLRSGGMILFDTRDGDIAGLGGPDGSATLQTLAAPLDIPPLAPVPGDHVLTRTFYLLRDFPGRYQGREIWAEAPPAGAEAAEGVPFRNLNDGVSPVLIGGNAWAEAWAVDDNGLPMFSVGSGFDGERQREMAYRFGVNLVMYVLTGNYKSDQVHVPALLDRLRQEEVSE; encoded by the coding sequence ATGAGGCTGATCCTGTTGATCCTGCCCTTCTGGGCCCTGTGCTGGACCGCTGCGCTTCACGCGCAAGAGGCGCCCGACCCCCGCCTGATGCGGGCCGCGGACGAGGTGACGCTGGCCTATGTGATCACCGGCGATGCCGAGGTGGATGCGGCATCCGAAGCCGGTCTGCGCGGGCTGTCGCAGGTGCTCACCGCCCGCACCACGGTCGAACCGGACGAGCCCATCGGCATCGACCCCGACCGCGACGACCTGTCGCTGCTGACCTTTCTCTACTGGCCGGTGACCGAGGCGCAGCCCTTGCCCTCGCCGCAGGCCTATGTGCGGCTGAACCATTTCCTGCGCTCGGGCGGGATGATCCTGTTCGACACCCGCGACGGCGACATCGCCGGTCTGGGCGGGCCGGACGGCTCGGCGACGCTGCAGACCCTGGCCGCGCCGCTGGACATTCCGCCGCTGGCGCCGGTGCCCGGGGATCACGTCCTGACCCGGACCTTCTACCTGCTCAGGGATTTTCCCGGCCGCTATCAGGGGCGCGAGATCTGGGCCGAGGCGCCCCCCGCCGGCGCCGAGGCTGCCGAGGGGGTCCCGTTCCGCAATCTCAACGACGGCGTGTCGCCGGTGCTGATCGGCGGCAATGCCTGGGCCGAGGCCTGGGCCGTGGACGATAACGGCCTGCCGATGTTCAGCGTCGGTTCCGGCTTCGACGGCGAGCGCCAGCGCGAGATGGCCTATCGCTTCGGGGTCAACCTGGTGATGTATGTGCTGACCGGGAATTACAAATCGGATCAGGTGCATGTGCCTGCATTGCTGGACCGGCTGCGGCAAGAGGAGGTCTCGGAATGA
- the fabZ gene encoding 3-hydroxyacyl-ACP dehydratase FabZ: MASDETAYIPPTEVDLAMIKRILPHRYPFLLVDKVRDIVPMESCVGIKNVTSNEPHFEGHFPQEPVMPGVLIIEAMAQAAAVLVGVSLDLAGKGMGTYFMSIDKCRFRQKVVPGDVLELHMKTLRGGGKVWKFEGRAIVNGQLAAEAEVMAMLNRGENG; encoded by the coding sequence ATGGCTTCCGACGAGACCGCCTATATCCCGCCGACCGAAGTCGATCTGGCGATGATCAAGCGCATCCTGCCGCATCGCTATCCCTTCCTGCTGGTGGACAAGGTCCGCGACATCGTGCCGATGGAAAGCTGCGTCGGCATCAAGAACGTCACCTCGAACGAACCGCATTTCGAGGGGCATTTCCCGCAAGAGCCGGTGATGCCGGGCGTGCTGATCATCGAGGCCATGGCCCAGGCCGCGGCGGTGCTGGTCGGCGTGTCGCTGGATCTGGCCGGCAAGGGCATGGGCACCTATTTCATGTCGATCGACAAATGCCGCTTCCGTCAGAAGGTGGTGCCCGGCGACGTGCTGGAATTGCACATGAAGACCCTGCGCGGCGGCGGCAAGGTCTGGAAATTCGAGGGTCGCGCCATCGTGAACGGCCAGCTTGCCGCCGAGGCCGAGGTCATGGCCATGCTGAACCGTGGCGAGAATGGCTGA
- the lpxA gene encoding acyl-ACP--UDP-N-acetylglucosamine O-acyltransferase, with amino-acid sequence MAETVIHPSAVVDPAARIGEGCEIGPFCVIGPEISLGRGVVLKSHVVVTGETRIGDETVVFPFASLGEVPQDLKFRGERTRLEIGARNRIREYVTMNPGTEGGGGVTRVGDDGLFMAGSHVAHDCRIGDRVILVNNASVAGHCVLEDDVIVGGLSGVHQWVRIGRGAMIGAVTMVTADVIPFGLVQGPRGHLDGLNLVGLKRRGASREDIHALRDMLGQLGRGSFRDTARQLADEDHGPMVREVLDFILGPSDRSFLAPHP; translated from the coding sequence ATGGCTGAGACCGTGATCCACCCCTCGGCCGTCGTCGACCCCGCCGCGCGGATCGGCGAGGGTTGCGAGATCGGCCCGTTCTGCGTCATTGGCCCCGAGATCAGCCTCGGCCGCGGCGTGGTGCTGAAATCCCATGTCGTGGTGACGGGCGAGACCAGGATCGGCGACGAGACCGTCGTCTTCCCCTTCGCCTCGCTGGGCGAGGTGCCGCAGGACCTGAAGTTCCGCGGCGAACGCACCCGGCTGGAAATCGGCGCCCGCAACCGCATCCGCGAATACGTGACCATGAACCCCGGCACCGAGGGCGGCGGCGGCGTCACCCGGGTCGGCGACGACGGGCTGTTCATGGCCGGCAGCCATGTGGCGCATGACTGCCGGATCGGCGACCGGGTGATCCTGGTGAACAACGCCTCGGTGGCGGGCCATTGCGTGCTGGAAGACGACGTGATCGTCGGCGGCCTGTCCGGCGTGCATCAATGGGTGCGCATCGGCCGCGGCGCGATGATCGGCGCGGTGACCATGGTGACCGCCGACGTGATCCCCTTCGGCCTGGTGCAGGGGCCGCGCGGCCATCTGGACGGGCTGAACCTGGTCGGGTTGAAGCGCCGCGGCGCCTCGCGCGAAGACATCCACGCGCTGCGCGACATGCTGGGCCAGTTGGGGCGGGGCAGCTTCCGCGACACCGCCCGCCAGCTGGCGGACGAGGATCACGGCCCGATGGTGCGCGAGGTGCTGGATTTCATCCTCGGCCCCTCGGACCGCAGCTTCCTGGCCCCACATCCGTGA
- the lpxI gene encoding UDP-2,3-diacylglucosamine diphosphatase LpxI (LpxI, functionally equivalent to LpxH, replaces it in LPS biosynthesis in a minority of bacteria.): protein MSRIALIAGEGCLAPAIAAALDQPLVYALDNLKPQLEARPFRLERLVPFLDELADQGVTQAVFAGAIRRPKIEPELFDPRTLTIVPRILMGMQSGDDAALRAVLDVFEEAGITICSVDQILPDLVPGEGVLAGEPSPRDQKDAARAAEIVRGLGTLDIGQGAVVAQGLCLAVEALPGTQAMLEFARLHVGLKPDPKGAGGVLYKAPKPGQDRRIDLPTIGPDTVIQAAEAGLAGIAWEAGSVILLDRAEAVRRAQAAGLFLWSRG, encoded by the coding sequence ATGAGCCGCATCGCCCTGATCGCCGGCGAGGGCTGCCTTGCCCCCGCCATCGCCGCCGCGCTGGACCAGCCGCTGGTCTATGCGCTGGACAACCTGAAACCGCAGCTCGAGGCCAGGCCCTTCCGCCTGGAACGGCTGGTGCCCTTCCTGGACGAGCTGGCCGACCAGGGGGTGACGCAGGCGGTTTTCGCCGGCGCCATCCGCCGCCCGAAGATCGAGCCCGAGCTTTTCGACCCGCGCACCCTGACCATCGTGCCGCGCATCCTGATGGGGATGCAGTCGGGCGATGACGCCGCCTTGCGCGCGGTGCTCGACGTATTCGAGGAAGCCGGCATAACCATCTGTTCTGTCGATCAGATCCTGCCGGATCTGGTGCCTGGGGAAGGCGTGCTGGCGGGCGAGCCGAGCCCACGCGACCAGAAGGACGCCGCCCGCGCCGCCGAGATCGTCCGGGGCCTCGGCACGCTCGACATCGGTCAGGGCGCGGTGGTGGCGCAGGGGCTTTGCCTTGCGGTCGAGGCGCTGCCGGGCACCCAGGCGATGCTGGAATTCGCCCGGCTCCATGTCGGGTTGAAACCCGATCCGAAGGGGGCGGGCGGCGTGCTATACAAGGCGCCCAAGCCCGGCCAGGACCGCCGCATCGACCTGCCGACCATCGGGCCCGATACCGTGATCCAGGCTGCCGAGGCCGGGCTGGCCGGCATCGCCTGGGAGGCGGGCAGCGTTATCCTGCTGGACCGCGCCGAGGCGGTGCGCCGCGCCCAGGCAGCGGGGCTGTTTCTGTGGTCGCGGGGGTGA
- the lpxB gene encoding lipid-A-disaccharide synthase: protein MKFFLIAGEPSGDNLGGALMAGLNSLDPGAEFLGIGGPAMAAQGLASRFPMEELSLMGIWEVLPKYRALKARIAETARAVVEARPDALITIDSPDFCLRVARQARALAPDLRTIHYVAPSVWAWRPGRAGKMAEVIDHVLAILPFEPPLMQAAGMTCDFVGHPIVAEPVAGAAEAAAFRAANGIAPDAPLVLCLPGSRRTEVGRLGPRFDEALMRLRDRVPEIRVVIPTVRGVSGLVRDMARRWPTAPVVIESPEERRAAFAAADLALAASGTVSLDLAANGVPMVIGYDVAPLSRLIIGMLLRTDTVTLVNLVSETRAVPEYLGRNCQPGPMSQALYRLIEDPEERGAQLAAMALTMERLGRGGEPPGLRAARSVMTAISSAPRPR from the coding sequence ATGAAGTTCTTCCTGATCGCGGGCGAGCCTTCGGGCGACAATCTGGGCGGCGCGCTGATGGCCGGGCTGAACAGCCTCGATCCCGGCGCCGAATTCCTGGGGATCGGCGGCCCGGCCATGGCGGCGCAGGGGCTCGCGAGCCGCTTTCCCATGGAAGAGCTGAGCCTGATGGGCATCTGGGAGGTGCTGCCGAAATACCGGGCGCTGAAGGCCCGGATCGCCGAGACCGCCCGCGCCGTCGTCGAGGCCCGGCCCGATGCGCTGATCACCATCGACAGCCCGGATTTCTGCCTGCGCGTGGCGCGCCAGGCGCGGGCGCTGGCCCCGGATCTGCGCACCATCCATTACGTCGCGCCCTCGGTCTGGGCCTGGCGGCCGGGCCGGGCCGGAAAGATGGCCGAGGTCATCGACCATGTGCTGGCGATCCTGCCCTTCGAGCCGCCCCTGATGCAGGCCGCCGGCATGACGTGCGATTTCGTCGGCCATCCCATTGTCGCCGAGCCGGTGGCGGGCGCGGCCGAGGCGGCGGCCTTTCGCGCCGCGAACGGCATCGCGCCGGATGCGCCGCTGGTCCTGTGCCTGCCGGGCTCGCGCCGGACCGAGGTCGGCCGGCTTGGCCCGCGCTTCGACGAGGCGCTGATGCGGCTGCGCGACCGGGTGCCGGAGATTCGCGTGGTGATCCCGACCGTGCGCGGCGTCTCGGGCCTGGTGCGCGACATGGCCCGGCGCTGGCCGACCGCACCGGTGGTGATCGAAAGCCCCGAGGAAAGGCGCGCGGCCTTCGCCGCCGCCGACCTGGCGCTGGCCGCCTCGGGCACGGTCAGCCTGGATCTGGCCGCGAACGGCGTGCCCATGGTGATCGGCTATGACGTGGCGCCGCTCAGCCGGCTGATCATCGGGATGCTGCTGCGCACCGACACCGTGACGCTGGTCAACCTGGTCAGCGAGACCCGGGCGGTGCCGGAATATCTGGGCCGCAACTGCCAGCCGGGGCCGATGTCGCAGGCGCTCTACCGGCTGATCGAGGATCCCGAGGAGCGCGGCGCGCAGCTTGCCGCCATGGCGCTGACCATGGAGCGGTTGGGGCGCGGCGGCGAGCCTCCGGGCTTGCGCGCCGCGCGTTCGGTCATGACGGCGATCAGTTCTGCGCCGCGACCACGATGA
- a CDS encoding RidA family protein translates to MSEIKRIETGPRMSQAVVHNGTVYLAGQVGKPGESVTEQTRAVLAQIDRLLAECGSDKTRILSAQVWLADMADFAEMNAVWDGWVAAGHAPARATGESALATPDYKVEIIVVAAQN, encoded by the coding sequence ATGTCCGAGATCAAGCGTATCGAGACCGGCCCCCGCATGAGCCAGGCGGTCGTCCATAACGGCACCGTCTACCTGGCGGGCCAGGTCGGCAAGCCCGGCGAATCGGTGACCGAGCAGACCCGCGCGGTGCTGGCCCAGATCGACCGGCTGCTGGCGGAATGCGGCTCGGACAAGACCCGCATCCTTTCGGCCCAGGTGTGGCTGGCCGACATGGCTGATTTCGCCGAGATGAATGCGGTCTGGGACGGCTGGGTCGCCGCCGGCCACGCCCCGGCCCGCGCCACCGGCGAATCGGCGCTGGCGACGCCCGACTACAAGGTCGAGATCATCGTGGTCGCGGCGCAGAACTGA
- a CDS encoding sulfite exporter TauE/SafE family protein, with the protein MTDTLLMLVAGFFGGMLNAVAGGGTFITFPALVAGGVPVVSANATSTVAALPGYLSAALGFRREIAQIERALVLRLTFWTLVGGVAGSCLLLVSSNQAFAVLVPFLLLAATSVFIWGARVREWAAQHRNAVAPFGAGTMVPVAVYGGYFNGGLGIVLLALFALWGMTQLNQMNGLKNWLSFALSVISFAIFAAGGQVAWGPAAVMSLGTVLGGYLGAPVARRIPIGALRALIAAIGFGMTALFLWRLF; encoded by the coding sequence ATGACCGATACCCTGCTGATGCTCGTCGCCGGTTTTTTCGGCGGGATGCTGAATGCCGTCGCCGGCGGCGGCACCTTCATCACCTTCCCGGCCCTGGTCGCCGGCGGCGTGCCGGTGGTCTCGGCCAATGCCACCAGCACCGTCGCGGCGCTGCCGGGCTATCTGTCGGCGGCCCTGGGCTTCCGGCGCGAGATCGCGCAGATCGAGCGCGCGCTGGTGCTGCGGCTGACCTTCTGGACGCTGGTCGGCGGTGTCGCCGGCTCCTGCCTGCTGCTGGTCTCGTCGAACCAGGCCTTCGCGGTGCTGGTGCCCTTCCTGTTGCTGGCCGCGACCTCGGTCTTCATCTGGGGCGCCAGGGTGCGGGAATGGGCAGCGCAGCACCGCAACGCGGTGGCGCCCTTCGGCGCCGGGACCATGGTGCCGGTCGCGGTCTATGGCGGCTATTTCAACGGCGGGCTGGGCATCGTGCTGCTGGCGCTGTTCGCGCTTTGGGGCATGACGCAGCTGAACCAGATGAACGGGCTGAAGAACTGGCTGTCCTTCGCGCTGTCGGTGATCTCCTTCGCGATCTTCGCGGCGGGCGGGCAGGTGGCCTGGGGTCCGGCGGCGGTGATGAGCCTCGGCACCGTGCTCGGCGGCTATCTGGGCGCGCCGGTGGCGCGGCGCATCCCGATCGGCGCGTTGCGGGCATTGATTGCGGCCATCGGCTTTGGCATGACGGCGCTGTTCCTCTGGCGGCTTTTCTGA